Proteins encoded in a region of the Capra hircus breed San Clemente chromosome 3, ASM170441v1, whole genome shotgun sequence genome:
- the USF1 gene encoding upstream stimulatory factor 1 isoform X2, translating into MYRVIQVSEGQLDGQTEGTGAISGYPATQSMTQAVIQGAFTSDDAVDTEGTAAETHYTYFPSTAVGDGAGGTTSGSTAAVVTTQGSEALLGQATPPGTGQFFVMMSPQEVLQGGSQRSIAPRTHPYSPKSEAPRTTRDEKRRAQHNEVERRRRDKINNWIVQLSKIIPDCSMESTKSGQSKGGILSKACDYIQELRQSNHRLSEELQGLDQLQLDNDVLRQQVEDLKNKNLLLRAQLRHHGVEVVIKSDSN; encoded by the exons ATGTACAGGGTGATCCAGGTGTCTGAAGGGCAGCTGGATGGCCAGACTGAGGGGACTGGTGCCATCAGTGGCTACCCTGCCACTCAATCCATGACCCAG GCCGTGATCCAGGGTGCGTTCACGAGTGATGATGCAGTTGACACAGAGGGGACAGCTGCTGAGACGCACTATACTTACTTCCCCAGCACTGCAGTGGGAGATGGGGCAGGGGGTACCACATCGGGGAGTACAGCAGCTGTTGTTACTACCCAGGGCTCAGAGGCACTACTGGGGCAGGCGACCCCTCCTGGCACTG GTCAGTTCTTTGTGATGATGTCACCACAGGAAGTGTTGCAGGGAGGAAGCCAGCGCTCTATTGCCCCCAGGACCCACCCTTATTCCCC GAAGTCAGAAGCTCCCCGGACAACTCGGGATGAGAAACGCAGGGCTCAGCATAATGAAG TGGAGCGCCGCCGCCGAGACAAGATTAACAACTGGATCGTACAGCTGTCCAAGATCATCCCAGACTGCTCCATGGAGAGCACCAAGTCTGGCCAG AGTAAAGGTGGAATTCTATCCAAAGCCTGTGATTATATCCAGGAACTTCGGCAGAGTAACCACCGGTTGTCTGAAGAACTGCAGGGGCTTGACCAACTACAGCTGGACAACGATGTGCTTCGACAGCAG GTAGAAGATCTTAAGAACAAGAATCTGCTGCTACGAGCTCAGCTGCGGCACCACGGAGTAGAGGTTGTCATCAAGAGTGACAGCAACTAA
- the ARHGAP30 gene encoding rho GTPase-activating protein 30 isoform X2, with protein MKSRQKGKKKGSSKERVFGCDLQQHLQHSGQEVPQVLRSCAEFVEEYGVVDGIYRLSGVSSNIQKLRQEFEAERKPDLRRDVYLQDIHCVSSLCKAYFRELPDPLLTYRLYDKFAEAVAVQLEPERLVKILEVLQELPVPNYRTLEFLMRHLVHMASFSAQTNMHARNLAIVWAPNLLRSKDIEASGFNGTAAFMEVRVQSIVVEFILTHVDQLFGGAALSGSEVESGWRSLAGARVSGSPEDLMPRSLPYNLPSILQAGDGPPQMRPYHTIIEIAEHKRKGSLKVRKWRSIFNLGRSGHETKRKLPRGAEDREDKSDKGTLRPAKSMDSLSAVAGVSDEPEGLLGSNSPRPGPLLTESLENESMEAAECEQEPDPEALGGTSSEPGTPRPGRSAVRAGGSSHAERRAGVHISEPYDVNLPAHISNMLNISSNNILAGLARGLERPAPQPRPSPACGPGPGPGLGPGPPDEKLEASPAPGPSADSCPVDVAPALEDCLSQEVEEFSVEPPLDDLSLDEAQFVLAPSCCSLDSPGPRPETEEESGEEVFLSAYDDLSPLLEPKLPSWEGPGSEEEKVAGSGRQEASGQAEGEQASCEGGEDQGEPGSRRDTGEEAEGRPESGVEGREATEEGAEAEGSQKVTDSLKEGCGEEIEETEATGEESKGQQEGERTEEAKGVGETGGEQAEDKGKEGKTERQEGAEEGDEAQGAAGKDSEHEAQENRIAEESWEVVHKQEAEGGREDEVKGQRGDEGQEAGEDQGDGEDSRIPEAAAEGGAGEVSKGGECGHGEAEGDQRAGGERGEEGSLPEGPQVEALEVDSAKEGNSQSSETEQAAPQPPRPEEMDPEGQPNPLGSAGGVGMRLASTLVQVQQVRSVPVVPPKPQFAKMPSAMCGKIHVAPANPCPKPGRLDGDRPWGSRASRSSWRNGGSLSFDAAVALARDRQRTEAQAVRRTQTCTGAGDYSLIPKTSPYSLIPAYTPRPLSCLEIPAEGTDGSGPRSRFSLPPREPQPPEPLMSPQRRSYAFETQANSGKGEGL; from the exons ATGAAGTCtcggcagaaaggaaagaagaagggcAGCTCAAAGGAGCGGGTGTTTGGGTGTGACTTGCAGCAGCACCTGCAGCACTCAGGCCAGGAGG TGCCCCAGGTGCTAAGGAGCTGTGCAGAGTTTGTGGAGGAGTATGGCGTGGTGGACGGGATCTACCGCCTCTCAGGGGTCTCTTCCAACATCCAGAAGCTCCG GCAGGAATTTGAGGCTGAACGGAAGCCAGACCTGCGGCGAGATGTTTACCTTCAGGACATTCACTGTGTCTCCTCCCTCTGCAAGGCCTACTTCAGGGAGCTGCCAGACCCCCTGCTCACTTACCGGCTCTATGACAAGTTTGCT GAGGCTGTGGCAGTACAACTGGAACCTGAGCGCTTGGTCAAGATCCTAGAGGTGCTTCAAGAACTTCCAGTCCCCAACTACAG gaccctggagttcctcatgAGGCACTTGGTGCACATGGCCTCATTCAGCGCCCAGACCAACATGCACGCGCGCAACCTGGCCATCGTGTGGGCCCCCAACCTGCTGAG GTCTAAGGACATAGAGGCCTCAGGCTTCAATGGGACGGCAGCCTTCATGGAGGTGCGTGTGCAGTCCATCGTCGTTGAGTTCATCCTCACGCATGTGGACCAGCTTTTTGGGGGTGCTGCACTCTCTG GTAGTGAAGTGGAAAGTGGATGGCGATCACTTGCAGGGGCCCGGGTGTCAGGCAGCCCTGAGGACCTTATGCCACGGTCCCTGCCCTACAATCTGCCTAGCATCCTGCAGGCTGGTGACGGCCCCCCTCAGATGCGGCCCTACCACACCATCATAGAGATTGCAGAGCACAA GAGGAAGGGGTCTCTGAAGGTCAGGAAGTGGAGATCCATCTTCAACCTGGGTCGCTCTGGCCATGAGACCAAACGCAAACTTCCACGGGGGGCTGAGGACAGGG AGGACAAATCTGATAAGGGGACTCTGCGGCCAGCCAAGAGCATGGACTCACTGAGTGCTGTGGCTGGGGTTAGTGATG AACCAGAGGGGCTGCTCGGATCCAACAGTCCTCGGCCAGGCCCACTGCTGACGGAAAGCCTGGAGAATGAGTCCATGGAAGCGGCAGAGTGTGAGCAGGAGCCCGACCCAGAGGCGCTGGGTGGCACGAGCTCCGAGCCAGGCACACCACGACCTGGGCGGTCAGCAGTCCGTGCTGGGGGCAGCAGCCATGCAGAGCGCCGTGCTGGCGTTCATATCTCAGAGCCCTACGATGTCAACCTCCCAGCACACATCAGCAATATGCTCAACATATCCTCAAACAACATCTTGGCGGGGCTTGCCCGTGGTCTTGAACGCCCTGCCCCACAGCCTCGGCCAAGCCCTGCCTGTGGCCCCGGTCCTGGCCCTGGCCTTGGCCCTGGCCCCCCAG ATGAGAAGTTGGAGGCAAGTCCAGCCCCAGGTCCCTCGGCTGACTCGTGCCCAGTGGACGTGGCCCCTGCCCTGGAGGACTGCCTGTCCCAGGAG GTGGAGGAGTTCTCTGTGGAGCCGCCCCTGGATGACCTGTCCCTGGATGAGGCACAGTTTGTCCTGGCTCCCAGCTGCTGTTCCCTGGACTCTCCTGGCCCCAGGCCTGAAACAGAGGAGGAAAGCGGGGAGGAAGTCTTCCTGAGTGCCTATGATGACCTTAGTCCCCTTCTGGAGCCCAAACTCCCAAGCTGGGAAGGTCCAGGCAGTGAAGAGGAAAAGGTGGCAGGGTCTGGAAGACAGGAGGCTTCAGGACAGGCTGAGGGCGAGCAAGCCTCGTGTGAAGGTGGAGAGGACCAGGGGGAGCCTGGAAGCAGACGGGACACCGGCGAGGAGGCTGAGGGGAGGCCAGAGAGTGGCGTGGAGGGCAGAGAGGCCACTGAGGAAGGAGCAGAGGCTGAGGGGAGCCAGAAGGTGACTGACAGTTTGAAAGAAGGATGTGGGGAAGAGATAGAGGAGACAGAGGCCACGGGAGAGGAGTCCAAAGGTCAGCAGGAGGGTGAGAGAACGGAGGAAGCTAAGGGTGTGGGAGAAACTGGAGGAGAGCAGGCTGAAgacaaggggaaggaaggaaagacggAGAGACAGGAAGGTGCTGAGGAAGGAGACGAAGCCCAGGGAGCAGCTGGAAAGGACTCAGAGCATGAGGCCCAGGAAAACCGAATTGCTGAAGAGAGCTGGGAAGTTGTACACAAACAAGAGGCTGAAGGAGGCAGAGAAGATGAGGTCAAAGGACAAAGGGGAGATGAGGGTCAAGAGGCAGGAGAAGACcaaggagatggtgaagacagCAGGATCCCAGAAGCAGCAGCTGAAGGAGGAGCAGGGGAGGTCAGCAAGGGAGGGGAGTGTGGACACGGAGAAGCTGAGGGAGACCAGAGAGCTGGAGGTGAACGTGGAGAAGAGGGTTCCCTCCCTGAAGGGCCACAGGTCGAGGCCCTGGAGGTTGACAGTGCCAAAGAGGGCAACTCCCAGTCCTCTGAGACAGAACAGGCAGCCCCACAGCCACCTCGGCCAGAGGAGATGGATCCTGAGGGGCAGCCCAATCCCCTTGGCTCAGCTGGTGGTGTGGGCATGCGCCTGGCTTCCACCCTTGTTCAGGTCCAACAGGTCCGCTCTGTGCCCGTGGTGCCCCCCAAACCACAGTTTGCCAAGATGCCCAGTGCAATGTGTGGCAAGATCCACGTGGCACCAGCAAACCCATGCCCAAAGCCTGGCCGGCTCGATGGGGACAGGCCCTGGGGCTCCCGAGCCTCCCGCTCCTCTTGGAGGAATGGGGGTAGTCTTTCCTTTGATGCTGCTGTGGCCCTGGCCCGGGACCGCCAGAGGACTGAAGCTCAGGCAGTTCGGCGGACCCAGACTTGTACTGGTGCTGGGGACTACAGCCTCATCCCCAAAACCTCCCCCTATAGCTTGATCCCTGCCTACACTCCCCGGCCCCTTAGCTGCCTGGAGATCCCAGCTGAGGGTACAGATGGGTCTGGACCCCGGAGTCGGTTTAGCCTGCCCCCCAGAGAACCCCAACCTCCTGAACCCCTTATGTCCCCCCAGCGACGATCGTATGCATTCGAAACACAGGCTAACTCTGGGAAAGGTGAGGGACTGTAA
- the ARHGAP30 gene encoding rho GTPase-activating protein 30 isoform X1 — MKSRQKGKKKGSSKERVFGCDLQQHLQHSGQEVPQVLRSCAEFVEEYGVVDGIYRLSGVSSNIQKLRQEFEAERKPDLRRDVYLQDIHCVSSLCKAYFRELPDPLLTYRLYDKFAEAVAVQLEPERLVKILEVLQELPVPNYRTLEFLMRHLVHMASFSAQTNMHARNLAIVWAPNLLRSKDIEASGFNGTAAFMEVRVQSIVVEFILTHVDQLFGGAALSGSEVESGWRSLAGARVSGSPEDLMPRSLPYNLPSILQAGDGPPQMRPYHTIIEIAEHKRKGSLKVRKWRSIFNLGRSGHETKRKLPRGAEDREDKSDKGTLRPAKSMDSLSAVAGVSDEPEGLLGSNSPRPGPLLTESLENESMEAAECEQEPDPEALGGTSSEPGTPRPGRSAVRAGGSSHAERRAGVHISEPYDVNLPAHISNMLNISSNNILAGLARGLERPAPQPRPSPACGPGPGPGLGPGPPDEKLEASPAPGPSADSCPVDVAPALEDCLSQEVQDSFSFLEDSSSSEPEWVGVEDGEVAKAGPAGAAFSPGEEDPGMGYLEELLGVGPQVEEFSVEPPLDDLSLDEAQFVLAPSCCSLDSPGPRPETEEESGEEVFLSAYDDLSPLLEPKLPSWEGPGSEEEKVAGSGRQEASGQAEGEQASCEGGEDQGEPGSRRDTGEEAEGRPESGVEGREATEEGAEAEGSQKVTDSLKEGCGEEIEETEATGEESKGQQEGERTEEAKGVGETGGEQAEDKGKEGKTERQEGAEEGDEAQGAAGKDSEHEAQENRIAEESWEVVHKQEAEGGREDEVKGQRGDEGQEAGEDQGDGEDSRIPEAAAEGGAGEVSKGGECGHGEAEGDQRAGGERGEEGSLPEGPQVEALEVDSAKEGNSQSSETEQAAPQPPRPEEMDPEGQPNPLGSAGGVGMRLASTLVQVQQVRSVPVVPPKPQFAKMPSAMCGKIHVAPANPCPKPGRLDGDRPWGSRASRSSWRNGGSLSFDAAVALARDRQRTEAQAVRRTQTCTGAGDYSLIPKTSPYSLIPAYTPRPLSCLEIPAEGTDGSGPRSRFSLPPREPQPPEPLMSPQRRSYAFETQANSGKGEGL; from the exons ATGAAGTCtcggcagaaaggaaagaagaagggcAGCTCAAAGGAGCGGGTGTTTGGGTGTGACTTGCAGCAGCACCTGCAGCACTCAGGCCAGGAGG TGCCCCAGGTGCTAAGGAGCTGTGCAGAGTTTGTGGAGGAGTATGGCGTGGTGGACGGGATCTACCGCCTCTCAGGGGTCTCTTCCAACATCCAGAAGCTCCG GCAGGAATTTGAGGCTGAACGGAAGCCAGACCTGCGGCGAGATGTTTACCTTCAGGACATTCACTGTGTCTCCTCCCTCTGCAAGGCCTACTTCAGGGAGCTGCCAGACCCCCTGCTCACTTACCGGCTCTATGACAAGTTTGCT GAGGCTGTGGCAGTACAACTGGAACCTGAGCGCTTGGTCAAGATCCTAGAGGTGCTTCAAGAACTTCCAGTCCCCAACTACAG gaccctggagttcctcatgAGGCACTTGGTGCACATGGCCTCATTCAGCGCCCAGACCAACATGCACGCGCGCAACCTGGCCATCGTGTGGGCCCCCAACCTGCTGAG GTCTAAGGACATAGAGGCCTCAGGCTTCAATGGGACGGCAGCCTTCATGGAGGTGCGTGTGCAGTCCATCGTCGTTGAGTTCATCCTCACGCATGTGGACCAGCTTTTTGGGGGTGCTGCACTCTCTG GTAGTGAAGTGGAAAGTGGATGGCGATCACTTGCAGGGGCCCGGGTGTCAGGCAGCCCTGAGGACCTTATGCCACGGTCCCTGCCCTACAATCTGCCTAGCATCCTGCAGGCTGGTGACGGCCCCCCTCAGATGCGGCCCTACCACACCATCATAGAGATTGCAGAGCACAA GAGGAAGGGGTCTCTGAAGGTCAGGAAGTGGAGATCCATCTTCAACCTGGGTCGCTCTGGCCATGAGACCAAACGCAAACTTCCACGGGGGGCTGAGGACAGGG AGGACAAATCTGATAAGGGGACTCTGCGGCCAGCCAAGAGCATGGACTCACTGAGTGCTGTGGCTGGGGTTAGTGATG AACCAGAGGGGCTGCTCGGATCCAACAGTCCTCGGCCAGGCCCACTGCTGACGGAAAGCCTGGAGAATGAGTCCATGGAAGCGGCAGAGTGTGAGCAGGAGCCCGACCCAGAGGCGCTGGGTGGCACGAGCTCCGAGCCAGGCACACCACGACCTGGGCGGTCAGCAGTCCGTGCTGGGGGCAGCAGCCATGCAGAGCGCCGTGCTGGCGTTCATATCTCAGAGCCCTACGATGTCAACCTCCCAGCACACATCAGCAATATGCTCAACATATCCTCAAACAACATCTTGGCGGGGCTTGCCCGTGGTCTTGAACGCCCTGCCCCACAGCCTCGGCCAAGCCCTGCCTGTGGCCCCGGTCCTGGCCCTGGCCTTGGCCCTGGCCCCCCAG ATGAGAAGTTGGAGGCAAGTCCAGCCCCAGGTCCCTCGGCTGACTCGTGCCCAGTGGACGTGGCCCCTGCCCTGGAGGACTGCCTGTCCCAGGAGGTGCAGGATTCCTTCTCCTTCCTAGAGGACTCAAGCAGCTCAGAACCTgagtgggtgggggtggaggacgGGGAGGTGGCCAAGGCAGGACCAGCAGGAGCAGCcttctcccctggggaggaagACCCTGGGATGGGCTACCTGGAGGAGCTCCTGGGAGTTGGGCCTCAG GTGGAGGAGTTCTCTGTGGAGCCGCCCCTGGATGACCTGTCCCTGGATGAGGCACAGTTTGTCCTGGCTCCCAGCTGCTGTTCCCTGGACTCTCCTGGCCCCAGGCCTGAAACAGAGGAGGAAAGCGGGGAGGAAGTCTTCCTGAGTGCCTATGATGACCTTAGTCCCCTTCTGGAGCCCAAACTCCCAAGCTGGGAAGGTCCAGGCAGTGAAGAGGAAAAGGTGGCAGGGTCTGGAAGACAGGAGGCTTCAGGACAGGCTGAGGGCGAGCAAGCCTCGTGTGAAGGTGGAGAGGACCAGGGGGAGCCTGGAAGCAGACGGGACACCGGCGAGGAGGCTGAGGGGAGGCCAGAGAGTGGCGTGGAGGGCAGAGAGGCCACTGAGGAAGGAGCAGAGGCTGAGGGGAGCCAGAAGGTGACTGACAGTTTGAAAGAAGGATGTGGGGAAGAGATAGAGGAGACAGAGGCCACGGGAGAGGAGTCCAAAGGTCAGCAGGAGGGTGAGAGAACGGAGGAAGCTAAGGGTGTGGGAGAAACTGGAGGAGAGCAGGCTGAAgacaaggggaaggaaggaaagacggAGAGACAGGAAGGTGCTGAGGAAGGAGACGAAGCCCAGGGAGCAGCTGGAAAGGACTCAGAGCATGAGGCCCAGGAAAACCGAATTGCTGAAGAGAGCTGGGAAGTTGTACACAAACAAGAGGCTGAAGGAGGCAGAGAAGATGAGGTCAAAGGACAAAGGGGAGATGAGGGTCAAGAGGCAGGAGAAGACcaaggagatggtgaagacagCAGGATCCCAGAAGCAGCAGCTGAAGGAGGAGCAGGGGAGGTCAGCAAGGGAGGGGAGTGTGGACACGGAGAAGCTGAGGGAGACCAGAGAGCTGGAGGTGAACGTGGAGAAGAGGGTTCCCTCCCTGAAGGGCCACAGGTCGAGGCCCTGGAGGTTGACAGTGCCAAAGAGGGCAACTCCCAGTCCTCTGAGACAGAACAGGCAGCCCCACAGCCACCTCGGCCAGAGGAGATGGATCCTGAGGGGCAGCCCAATCCCCTTGGCTCAGCTGGTGGTGTGGGCATGCGCCTGGCTTCCACCCTTGTTCAGGTCCAACAGGTCCGCTCTGTGCCCGTGGTGCCCCCCAAACCACAGTTTGCCAAGATGCCCAGTGCAATGTGTGGCAAGATCCACGTGGCACCAGCAAACCCATGCCCAAAGCCTGGCCGGCTCGATGGGGACAGGCCCTGGGGCTCCCGAGCCTCCCGCTCCTCTTGGAGGAATGGGGGTAGTCTTTCCTTTGATGCTGCTGTGGCCCTGGCCCGGGACCGCCAGAGGACTGAAGCTCAGGCAGTTCGGCGGACCCAGACTTGTACTGGTGCTGGGGACTACAGCCTCATCCCCAAAACCTCCCCCTATAGCTTGATCCCTGCCTACACTCCCCGGCCCCTTAGCTGCCTGGAGATCCCAGCTGAGGGTACAGATGGGTCTGGACCCCGGAGTCGGTTTAGCCTGCCCCCCAGAGAACCCCAACCTCCTGAACCCCTTATGTCCCCCCAGCGACGATCGTATGCATTCGAAACACAGGCTAACTCTGGGAAAGGTGAGGGACTGTAA
- the USF1 gene encoding upstream stimulatory factor 1 isoform X1 → MKGQQKTAETEEGTVQIQEGAVATGEDPTSVAIASIQSAATFPDPNVKYVFRTENGGQVMYRVIQVSEGQLDGQTEGTGAISGYPATQSMTQAVIQGAFTSDDAVDTEGTAAETHYTYFPSTAVGDGAGGTTSGSTAAVVTTQGSEALLGQATPPGTGQFFVMMSPQEVLQGGSQRSIAPRTHPYSPKSEAPRTTRDEKRRAQHNEVERRRRDKINNWIVQLSKIIPDCSMESTKSGQSKGGILSKACDYIQELRQSNHRLSEELQGLDQLQLDNDVLRQQVEDLKNKNLLLRAQLRHHGVEVVIKSDSN, encoded by the exons ATGAAGGG GCAGCAGAAAACAGCAGAAACCGAAGAGGGGACGGTGCAGATTCAGGAAG GTGCAGTGGCAACTGGGGAGGACCCCACCAGTGTGGCTATAGCTAGCATCCAGTCAGCTGCCACTTTCCCTGACCCCAACGTCAAGTACGTCTTCCGAACTGAAAATGGGGGCCAG GTGATGTACAGGGTGATCCAGGTGTCTGAAGGGCAGCTGGATGGCCAGACTGAGGGGACTGGTGCCATCAGTGGCTACCCTGCCACTCAATCCATGACCCAG GCCGTGATCCAGGGTGCGTTCACGAGTGATGATGCAGTTGACACAGAGGGGACAGCTGCTGAGACGCACTATACTTACTTCCCCAGCACTGCAGTGGGAGATGGGGCAGGGGGTACCACATCGGGGAGTACAGCAGCTGTTGTTACTACCCAGGGCTCAGAGGCACTACTGGGGCAGGCGACCCCTCCTGGCACTG GTCAGTTCTTTGTGATGATGTCACCACAGGAAGTGTTGCAGGGAGGAAGCCAGCGCTCTATTGCCCCCAGGACCCACCCTTATTCCCC GAAGTCAGAAGCTCCCCGGACAACTCGGGATGAGAAACGCAGGGCTCAGCATAATGAAG TGGAGCGCCGCCGCCGAGACAAGATTAACAACTGGATCGTACAGCTGTCCAAGATCATCCCAGACTGCTCCATGGAGAGCACCAAGTCTGGCCAG AGTAAAGGTGGAATTCTATCCAAAGCCTGTGATTATATCCAGGAACTTCGGCAGAGTAACCACCGGTTGTCTGAAGAACTGCAGGGGCTTGACCAACTACAGCTGGACAACGATGTGCTTCGACAGCAG GTAGAAGATCTTAAGAACAAGAATCTGCTGCTACGAGCTCAGCTGCGGCACCACGGAGTAGAGGTTGTCATCAAGAGTGACAGCAACTAA
- the USF1 gene encoding upstream stimulatory factor 1 isoform X3, producing MKGQQKTAETEEGTVQIQEGAVATGEDPTSVAIASIQSAATFPDPNVKYVFRTENGGQVMYRVIQVSEGQLDGQTEGTGAISGYPATQSMTQAVIQGQFFVMMSPQEVLQGGSQRSIAPRTHPYSPKSEAPRTTRDEKRRAQHNEVERRRRDKINNWIVQLSKIIPDCSMESTKSGQSKGGILSKACDYIQELRQSNHRLSEELQGLDQLQLDNDVLRQQVEDLKNKNLLLRAQLRHHGVEVVIKSDSN from the exons ATGAAGGG GCAGCAGAAAACAGCAGAAACCGAAGAGGGGACGGTGCAGATTCAGGAAG GTGCAGTGGCAACTGGGGAGGACCCCACCAGTGTGGCTATAGCTAGCATCCAGTCAGCTGCCACTTTCCCTGACCCCAACGTCAAGTACGTCTTCCGAACTGAAAATGGGGGCCAG GTGATGTACAGGGTGATCCAGGTGTCTGAAGGGCAGCTGGATGGCCAGACTGAGGGGACTGGTGCCATCAGTGGCTACCCTGCCACTCAATCCATGACCCAG GCCGTGATCCAGG GTCAGTTCTTTGTGATGATGTCACCACAGGAAGTGTTGCAGGGAGGAAGCCAGCGCTCTATTGCCCCCAGGACCCACCCTTATTCCCC GAAGTCAGAAGCTCCCCGGACAACTCGGGATGAGAAACGCAGGGCTCAGCATAATGAAG TGGAGCGCCGCCGCCGAGACAAGATTAACAACTGGATCGTACAGCTGTCCAAGATCATCCCAGACTGCTCCATGGAGAGCACCAAGTCTGGCCAG AGTAAAGGTGGAATTCTATCCAAAGCCTGTGATTATATCCAGGAACTTCGGCAGAGTAACCACCGGTTGTCTGAAGAACTGCAGGGGCTTGACCAACTACAGCTGGACAACGATGTGCTTCGACAGCAG GTAGAAGATCTTAAGAACAAGAATCTGCTGCTACGAGCTCAGCTGCGGCACCACGGAGTAGAGGTTGTCATCAAGAGTGACAGCAACTAA